Part of the Triticum urartu cultivar G1812 chromosome 2, Tu2.1, whole genome shotgun sequence genome, CTTGTATTCGTTCTTACGTTCGGGGCTTGTCGAGATTTTCTATGTAAGTGCTCTTTATCGCCATTAGCATCCTCCAAGGGTGTTTTGCTTTAGACAAACATATAACGGCATGTCGATCTTTGCTCACCAATTTTGAGTTCTCCCCTTCAATTACAAGTTATTGGCTTTTGGCTTTGAATATATTGTCACATAAGTATTGATCAATGATCATTAACGACAATTCACTATTTTCGTCTCCAATGTATGCTGGAGAAGTAGGAACTGGCATTGGAGTTATTTTCAGCTGGTAGTTATCTTTCAATGATGCACGCAAATTTAATAGAACTTGAGGATCTGGTAACAAAGTTCGTGATGTGGCAGTACTGTTTCAAATGCAAAATGCTACTTGTCTTCAAGCCTCTTTTACATTTTCCCAGTGACATACTTGGTGTTATAAAATCCTAGATGAGAAACACCAACACGGGCTGTTTGTCCGATTCTATTATCATGTCCTTTGGTGCTCTACTGTTTGTGGTACCTTAGTATGTTCTGTCATTAAAATTCTCTTTTCCCCCCAAATATCATGCATCACTATTATTTGTGTTGCTTCTTATAATTGATGTACTCTTTCAGGTATTTTGGTTTTATCCCCTCTACATCTTCAGCTTTATAATAAGTACACTTTGGTATGCTGAGTCCCTCTCACTACTTGGTGGCTTACTTCCCTTATTTGTGAAACTGTTGATTTCTTTTCCTTTGAAGAGTAGACCCTTGTTCCAGTTCATAAGGGAATCATGTAGCAGCAGCGGTTAATATGCTTTTCAATTTTGTTATAAGTAAATTGTAAAATAAATGTGTTATAAGTATTGAGTTTATGATTGTATATAATATATGTATCAAACCTCAATGAAATGGTTTTGGTTGACACTTTCAAATTTAGTTTCAGAAATTTCTGGATTTCCAAATTTCTATTACTGATATGGTAATGATATATGCTGCAGCAACTATGTCTTCAAACTTCAATATGCCAGCAAGCCACTTTAGAGCCTTGGTACACTCACGTCAAAATTTGTTTCATTTCAATGCACCATGCCACGAGTTCCGGAAAATTATTTCGTCATCTGATTGATGGTTTTATGACTATTTTCATTTAAGAACAGTGCTTACTTGTGCATATGTTTGTTACTGAATCTGGGAGATGTAGCTAAAAGCTGTTCAACTTATGCTTTTTAATCTTCTGTGTATTGTATATGTTGCGCTCATATGGTTTCCACACCACAAAAAGTAAACTGAAAATAAGTTAACTTGTATTTTGTTGGAGGTTTATTTAGATTTCTTCTTCTGTGGAAAATCCAGTTCTTGATTTTTATGCCATCTTTTGTTGTTACAGGTACGAAACCTTGTTTTACTATCCTCAAGATAAACATGTTTCAGATGCTAAACAAGGGAATATCCATTACCTTTTTGTGATCTTGACCATCTTACGCTAGGTATGGTGACATTGCTAAGCATGCTTTGGCTGTTGTGAAAAATAAGAAGCTGGATGCAAGTCAAGCATCTGACTCTGACCCTCACAGCACATCTGTATCAGCAGATAGGCCTGAAGGATTTGATGGGTGTGTTCACATTTAAACTTGTTGGCACCTGGTTGGATTTTACATGCTTCGTGTGCTAACACTTTGTTGTTAGGGTTGCGATTGGTGTTGGAGAGCAGGTCTATTCGATACTTCTTTTGACTATTTTCTTTGCTGAGGTATTTGTTCTATGCTCATGTTTGCTTAATCTTCATTTCTCACCGGACACCTAATTTCATTAACCATGTTTTATACATTTTGTATCTcctgcttatttgagcttacatGGTGCTATTTTTCGTAGTACCTGCATTTTTCTTATGTTCTAGATGTCATGCAGGTTACAGTGATTGGTTACATACCTTACCTTGGTAAGGCAATGAACTTCATGTTACTGTCTTTGATGTATGCCTACTACTGCTTCGAGTATGTACATCTGAATGCCTTTTATCACCCATTCAACCTTCTCCTCAAGTGCTATACAGAAAGGTTACTTTATTACCTTGTAAAGTTTGCCAACTCATTTTGTCAGGTACAAGTGGAACTTCTTTGCAGTGAGCCTGAACCACCGGCTTGATTTCTTTGAGTCAAATTGGGCTTTCTTTGCCGGATTTGGTATGTGCATTGTTGTCATCATATGGTGCAAAATACGTGTTTCATCTTCTTACTAGAGTTAGGCAAATGTAGCTGTGTAAAAGGAACCTTTTGCTTTCCCGGTAGTTACTGCTGCCAAAGTCGTTTTGCAGCTGTATGCATGGGTTCTTGACTTCATGGTAAGAACCTCATGCTTCAGTACTTCCGGTTTGATATACATTTTTTTGGTGGTCAAGGAATCTTCTCCAAACTTGAATGGACATGCACATCTCTGATAGGTTCCCTGCTATTCCCAAGGCACATATTCCTTGTGCAGTTTAAAGAACTTGCATCCTATTCCACATGAGATGTTCAATGAACACCTATTGTAACCGAGCGTTGTTTTTTAATTTTAGCTTACGTTTTATTTCTTACAAAACTAGCTTACTATTGTCATGTTGTTCATTACGCTTATTACTCTTTAAGAGCTCATATGCTGCTAGCTGATATTTCCACAATTCTGATATGATCTCTGGTGCCGTATTGCTTCCTCAGGTAGTCCATGTGTACTTCCGATTTTCTTCTTCTCTCCTCTTACAAGTTATGGTGTGATGGCAATACTATACCCACTGGTATGGACAAGCACTTTCTAAAAGCGGGTGTTGCTCTGGTCATTTGATGGCTTCTAAGACTTTGCGATAATGTCTTTCTCATTTCTAGCAAAAAGACTGTTCTCACTATGCATTTTTCTTTCTTTGCACAATGAACACAATAAAGTCTAGGCACCAAAATCAATGTCATAGTAGCCATTTTCACTTGGCATGATTTTTTTTATAGCTGAAAGAAGGAGACAAGCTCACATCAATCATTTGTAGTACTTATATCCAATACCCAAGTTTTCTTTGTTGCCAATTTGTGCTCATCCCCTGGCCTGGAGCATGATTACTTAGATATATAATTTCTTCTTCTTTCAATGCTACATTTTCTCACGTGTTCATATTATGAGGCTCTATGGATGACCTAGCGATTCCATTCCTTTCATAGTGTTATAAGTGTGTGTGACTGCTTGTTTTGTATTTCATGATGTAAAACCCATGCAGCAAATCCTTAGTCCAACTTTACAATATTATTTTTTGCAGTTTGTCATGACAGCTGCTGGTACACAAGAAGAGCAAACCATTGATGAACTGAAATCTTTGCATGGAGGGAAACTGAATAGAATACCCTTGTTCTTTGTCGCGAAGCGACTAACgtaagcactcttcacatccttGATAGACGCAAATAGCTGTTTGTGCTACTTGAGACTTTAATAGATTGCAGAAGTGTAACAAAGTGTGCCGCCTTTCTGGTGATAATGAAttctccctccgttccaaaatagattaCCGAGAAAGTTTGATTGCGAAACTATTCTCACATAATAAAGCTAATATTACCATTGTTCCTCACCAATcaaaatactccctctgttccataaTGTAATGCGTATAGATTTTAAACATATACAATTTGAAAATATATACAATTCTAAACATATACAATTTGAAAATATAACTGATGATGTATCCAGTGATATGCATTTGGTATGTTAAATGTACATATTTTTGTCTACAAACATGGTCAAAGTTTGTAATGTTTGACTTTTGGAAAAATCTATACACACTACactatggaacggagggagtatatctttACTAATTAATTCTGAAAGTAGAGAAGTTTGACTCAGCACTATCTAAAGTGTCATCTACATTGGGAACGGATGATTGATGCTAGGCCTTCAATTTGCTCTACTTATTTATTCGATTACAGTCCTactcttatggagatgaaacccAAAAGATTTTCGTTGGGGCGTAACCCTCTCAGCGACGCGCTACATCGGAACCCGGGTGTGGTGGAAAATGGGCAAGGGCCGGGCCATCACCCCTAAGGTGGCGCGCTGTATCTTGATCCGGATACGGTGGCAAGTGAGCGAGGATCGGGTCGTCGCATCCTTAGTGGCGCGCTACATCGGCACCCGGATGTAGTGGAAAATGGGCAAGGGTCTTCGCATTTGACTCGACGAGTGCGAAGGGTAAGGAAGCTAGCTGAGCCTAGGAGGATTCGCTTAGGTAGCTGGAACGTAGGGTCTCTGACAGGGAAGCTTCGGGAGCTAGTTGATGCAGCGGTGAGGAGAGGTGTTGATATCCTTTGCGTCCAAGGAACCAAATGGAGAGGACAGAaggcgaaggaggtggaggatacTGGCTTCAAGCTGTGGTACACAGGGACGGCTGCAAATAGAAATGGCGTAGGCATCTTGatcaacaagagcctcaagtatggagtggtagacgtcaagagacgtggggaccggattatcctggtcaagctggtagttgaggacttggttctcaatgttatcagcgcgtatgccccgcaagtaggccacaatgagaacaccaagagggagttctgggaaggcctggaagacatggttaggagtgtaccgattggtgagaagctcttcataggaggagacctcaatggccacgtacatctaacacaggttttgaaggggcgcacgggggctttggctatggcatcaggaatcaagaaggagaagatgtcttaagctttgctctagcctacaacatgattgtagctaacaccctctttagaaagagagaatcacatctggtgacttttagtagtggccaacactctagccagattgatttcatcctctcgagaagagaagataggcgtgcgtgcctagactgtaaggtgatacctggagagagtgttgtaccccagcataagctggtggttggcgacttccgctttcggattcgtgtccagcgggataagcgtgccaaagtcgctagaacgaagtggtggaagctcaagggggaggtagCTCTAGCGTTCAAGGAGAGGGTCATTAATGAGGGCCCTtaggaggaaggaggagatgcGAACAATGTGTGGACGGAGATGGCGACTTGCATTCGTAAGGTGGCCTCGGAGGAGCTTGGAGTGTCCAGGGGAAGGAGAAGCGAAGATAAGGATACCTGGTGGTGGAATGATGATGTCCAGAAGGCGATTAAAGAGAAGAAAGATTGCTTCAAACGcctatacctggataggagtgcagacaacatagagaagtacaagatggcgaagaaggccgcaaagcgagctgttggtgaagcaaggggtcgggcatatgaggacctctaccaacggttaggcacggaggaaggtgaaagggacatctataagatggtcaagatccgagagaggaagacgagggatattggccaagtcaaatgcattaaggacggagcaggccaactcttggtgaaggacgaggagattaagcatagatggcgggagtacttcgacaagctgttcaatggggagaatgagagttctaccattgaactggacgactcctttgatgagaccagcATGTGTTTTGTGCAGCGAATCCAGGAGTCTGAGGTcaaggaggctttaaaaaggatgaaaggaggcaaggcgatgggccctgattgtatccccattgaggtgtgaaaaggtctcggggacatagcgatagtatggctaaccaagcttttcaacATCATTTTTCGGGAAACAAGATGCTAGAAGAATGGagacggagtatattagtaccaatcttcaagaacaagggggatgttcagagttgtactaattaccgtggaattaagctgatgagccatacaatgaagctatgggagagagtcattgagcaccgcttaagaagaatgacaagcgtgaccaaaaatcagtttggtttcatgcttgggaggtcgaccatggaagccattttcttggtacgacaacttatgaagagatatagggagcaaaagaaggacttgcatatggtgttcattgacttggagaaggcctatgataagataccgcggaatgtcatgtggtgggccttggagaaacacaaagtcccagcaaagtacattaccctcatcaaggacatgtacgataatgttgtgacaagtgttcgaacaagtgatgtcgacactgatgacttcccgattaaAATAGGACCgcatcaggggtcagctttgagcccttatctttttgcattggtgatggatgaggtcacaagggatatacaaggagatatcctatggtgtatgctctttgtggatgatgtggtgctagttgacgatagtcggacgggggtaaataggaagttagagttatggagacaaaccttggaattgaaagggtttaggcttagtagaactaaaaccgagtacatgatgtgcggtttcagtactactaggtgttaggaggaggttagccttgatggccaggtggtacctcagaaggacacctttcggtatttggggtcaatgctgcaggaggatgggggtattgatgaagatgtgaaccatcgaatcaaagccggatggatgaagtggcgccaagcttctggcattctctgtgacaagagagtgccacaaaagctaaaaggcaagttctatagacggcggttcgacccgcaatgttgtatgggctgagtgttggccgactaaaaggcgacatgttcaacagttaggtgtggcggagatgcgtatgttgagatggatgtgtggccacacgaggaaggatcgagtctggaatgatgatatacgagatagagttggggtagcaccaattgaagagaagcttgtccaacatcgtctgagatggtttgggcatattcagcgcaggcctccagaagcttcggtgcatagtggacggctaaagcgtgcggagaatgtcaagagagggcggggtagaccgaatttgacatgggaggagtccgttaagagagacctgaaggattggagtatcatcaaagagctagctatggacaggggtgcgtggaagcttgctatccatgtgccagagccatgagttggttgcgagatcttatgggagcctaccccaacttgtttgggactaaaggctttgttgttgttgttgttgtagtcCTACTCTTTCAAGTCTGAAGTACACTTGGGTAGACTATACTGCGTATCATGTATTCGCAATCCCAGCTCAAAATTTATTTTCAAGCAGCACAATTGTTAGTTTCATTGGTACCTGGGCTGTCTAAACGTGTCTGAAACCGTGCATGCAGGACGCAAGCGCTGCAGTTGTTCCCAGAGGCACAAAAGGAGCAATGAGTGGTCCACATAATCACATGAACTCAGAGGTGCATAGTTCTCATGTTGAAGCTGCATCTGAGAGGTGCATAGTTCACGAGAAAGCGTGGCTGCTCATGTGTGCCACGCCCCAATGTAAATAGTCTGTACCATTGCCGCTGTACATATACATATATTGGGCCAATAAAAAAGAAACTATGGTTGTCCACGAGATACATGCTGCAATTGAAGAAGGAAATATACAAACATACTGTCTACAATGTTGATCAGCTGTCTGCCTTGGCGTAAAGTTCCTTTCTTTCTGTCCTGCTATTTGTCATTTCGTGCTCAATTATGCTCTCACGTATAcgaagttgggtcatctattttgaaacggaTGGAGTATTATTTTTTTGTGGGGTCCTTTCTTTCTGTCCTACTCCAATACACTTGTTctcatgtactccctccgtctcaaaattcttgtcttagattagtctagatacggatgtatctaatactaaaacttgacttgatacatccgtatttagacaaatttaagacaagaattttgggactgAGGAAGTATTATTAAGTGGCAGCTGATGTGTTAAGCGATATACGACCAAACACACACAAGTATATTGGACTAGTAGTCGTTTTATTTTATGCTGGTATTTTGGAGTACTAGTCGAACTGATTGATGGTTGTGTTTCTGTACTATATCTAAGGAGCTTAGTATCACAGATACTCCTAGATGCTTAATAATCTTATCATGCTTGCCGCTTTGTGAAGCCTGATAGTACAGGCTGCTGCTATTGAGGAGATGTTTGGGACACAGTCCATGATGTCAGTACAGAATACTCCGGCCGTCTAGCATGCATTTATCTTCCCTTCCCGCAATTATTTCATGGTTATAGTACTACTATCAAACACTATCAATGATGACGATTAAATGCAACCATTTGCTTACGAACAACCAAAATAGTGCCGGCTGGTTCCCATCGATCGGCTGCTAACACCAATCAAACACATTTTCTGTCTTTTTATTTAATACAGTCATTGACAGAGGACATCGGGGGCAAGAGACAGTAGACACAGGCTCTGATTTTGGGTCCGAGAGGTGGCTGCTGATCGCGCCCGGAACCAATTGACAATTGGACCTGTATGAAATTCTTGTCATGTGGGTGGCACAGTTCTCATCTCCTGGCCCGAGTAGTGTACTTGCACATCATTGCTTGATGTTGGTGTGGCCACCGAAGTCCTAACTCATTAGCCAACCAACCAATCCATGAACAGAAGCTTCGCATTTTTCCACTACAGGAACATTATACTTTGTGCTGTCCATCAACATGTCTTGTAACGCTCCCGCAAAAAAAAAATGTCTTGTAACGGTGGTAGTCTGTCTGTCTCCCTATATCTGTCATGAATGATTGTGGAAATGATGACACCCTTTCACCTCTGCTTTTTGCCATCGTCGTAGACCCCTCACAGCAGTTACTCGACAAAGCCACTGATCAAGGTCTTCCACATCGTCTCTGAGGTCAGGCCACCTCCGTGCGCACCTCGCTCTATGTTGACGATGCTGCCATCCTTCATCGCTCCGATCAAAGGGGACATTCAGAATCTTTCTGCAATTTTGGCCAGCTTTGGAGAAGTCAAGGGGCTTACGGCAAACCCTCTAAAAATCATTGTTTCTCTGAGGCCGAAATCACTATTCTGACTTTTTCAGCAAACTTTGTCACAAAGTGAACTCGACATGAAAATATTTCACGATCTGACCTTTTTAGCAATGCCATAGCCTGCGGCGTTTTTATTAGTGTTCATGTCCAAAAAAGAAGCGCCGAGGTAGCTCGCGTTGTGGATCACGTAAGAAACGCCAGAGGGCTTTGGCGTTTCTGCTCTGGACAGCAACGCCAGGAGCTTTGGCGTTTCCATGATGCGTCGCCTGCTTGTAGCTTCAGAGCAGCATGGCATGCATGCCACTAGTGGTGCTTGCCTGCCTGAATTGGCGGGTCGGTCAGACTACTGACCACTGCATGCACGATCGACTTGAGTATGAGGGACGACATGACAAGGCCATGCTGCTGGTATGTTTAGCAACCAATGATGACTTGCTTTTGAACTGTTTCCGATTAATTAACCACCTGGCAGAAGCATGCGTGCATGCACCATGCATGTGGTGTGCTTAGCACTACGCGTAGGGAGACAGGGCCATGCATTTGCACGGCGCGCACACATGCATTTGGCTGTGTGATTATTCCTCCTGAATCGACTGGACGTCTCACTATATATCCACACCAACAGTGAAGCTAGTGGCATCGAGGACGTTGTACTACGTACTATATCAAGTGTAGCAACGCCATGGCCATCGGCGTTTTCAGCCTGGCCAGAAACGCCAAAGCTTTTGGCGTTTCCGGAAACGCAATCTGGCTCGGCGTTTCGAACCTGCCACGTCAGCGAGTGGGGCCATGGCAGTAACGCGAGCTAGCTCGGCGTTTTTATGTGGGGATGAAACGCCACGGGCTATGACGTTGCTAAAAGGGTCAGATCGTAAAATAATTTTGTTCCGAGTTTATTTTGTGCTATGGTTTTCTAACAAGGTCAAAGCAGTGATTTCGGCCTTTCTCTGATCCGCTGTGAGACATTGGCCTTGACGACATCCTGCAAAGCTTCCCGGTCACCCGCACTGGTTTCCCATTGTGTTATTTCGGCCGCTCCCTATCCAACCACAGTCTGAAGAAGTTTGATTGACAATTTCTTGTGGACAAGGTGGCCGGAAAGACCTCCTTGGCAAGGCACAAACATTAACATGGAAGGTCGTTCCACTCTAGTCAAGTCGGTTTTATCCTCCCAGGTCATTTACTACCTCACAGCCATCAACGTGCCAACAAGAACCAAAGAAGGTGTCACCAAGATCTAGCGAGCATTTTTGTGGGCTAGTACTGACAAAGTCTCAGGAGGTCAATGCAAGGTCAACTGGGAATTGGTCGGCAGACCAACCAACCTGGGTGGTTTCGGCATTCTCAACCTCGAAAAATTCTCACGGGCACTCAAACTACGCTGGCTTTGGTTCTGATGGGCCGACCCCAGAGAGCGTGGGTTGGTTTCAACGTCCCTTGCAATGATGACGGCATGACATGTTCTACGCCACAACTACGGTTATCATGGGTGACAAAATGACAACGAGCTTTTGGTTATCACCATGGTTACAAGGGCAAAAGTCGAAGGACATTGCCCTGGGCATCTTTGCCCTTTCCAAGGGCGCACTAAATCCTGTGTGGCCAAGGCTTTGGCTAATAGCGATTTGGTCCGTCACATAGATATGCA contains:
- the LOC125538305 gene encoding protein EI24 homolog; translated protein: MESLASQAKPAAVLWLAGFLQAARLHRVVSFCVSSRALSIRIAQCFLLNGFIFLGSLLTLKSVVIPTLLWILPEQCDQSWGQHLCDHTTAVALYSFLRSGLVEIFYVFWFYPLYIFSFIISTLWYGDIAKHALAVVKNKKLDASQASDSDPHSTSVSADRPEGFDGVAIGVGEQVYSILLLTIFFAEVTVIGYIPYLGKAMNFMLLSLMYAYYCFEYKWNFFAVSLNHRLDFFESNWAFFAGFGSPCVLPIFFFSPLTSYGVMAILYPLFVMTAAGTQEEQTIDELKSLHGGKLNRIPLFFVAKRLTTQALQLFPEAQKEQ